Genomic window (Tolypothrix sp. NIES-4075):
TAAGGAACCTAAACAACAAAACACGCCTAGCACCCCTAAATGCCCAGTTTAAACCAACGTGAGTTCGAGGCGCAGAATTGACCCTGGTAACTGGTTGAGGCTTTACAAGAAGTAGGCGATCGCTTGATACAAGTTATGGTGCATCTACAATTTCCTTGGACATCACAGAGATATTTTGCGACTTAGACGACTTCTGCTCGCCGGTGGGTTCCTATACTTTAACAATTGCATTCAAACAAGGTAGGAACGGTAAATCAGTAATCCCCGGATCATATCCTAGCTGGCTAAGAAGAGTAGTTAATTGTCCTCGGTGGTGAGTTTGATGATTAAACATATGCGTCACCAAAAGCCAAGCTGGTAAAATTCGCGTTTTTCCGTCTACACCGCTGGTGTATTTGAATGGTTGGTTTAACCACTCATGTGAAAGGCTTTTTGACCATTCTATAATTTGTTTATCGGTAAGTTCTCGTTGTTGGCGAAGTTCATTAAAGTCTGCATATAATTCCTGTCCGATTTTAGCGGTAAAAGGTTTCTCAATGAAACGTCCCATCCAGGCGCGATCGCCAAAAAGCAGATGATTTAAAGTTCCATGTATCGACTTGAAAAATGCTCCTAAATCTTCTCTTCTTTTATCGTCAGGAATTTCTGCACAGATGGTATAAAGCTTTTGATTCATCCAAAAGTTGTACTCTGCCATCGTTTCGTAGTAAGTGCGATCGCACATAATTCTCATCAGTACCCAATTAGGTTTAATTTTATGATAAAAATGAATACTACTTTTATTAAAACTCGTAATTGCTGATAATTTCTGATTCAGTTTCGGCTGCTTTTATCCATTCCTGTATTGCTGGTAGTGACAAAATTGCCTCAACATAATCCTGTGAAACAGCATCTAATTGCACATCATAAGTTACAAACCGCAAAGCTACCGGGGCAAACATAGCATCAGCGATGGTAAAATCGCCAAACAACATATTGCCATCAGAGCCAAACTTTTGACGACATTCTCGCCAAATATCAGTAATACGGTCAATATCTTTTTGTACACCCAATGCCATACCTTTTCCAGGGTGTCTAGCACGGCAATTCATAGGCATATTCTGACGCAAATTTGGAAAACCTGAATGCATTTCCCCGCTGATAGAACGGGCAAAAGCTTTTGCAGCTTTATCTTTAGACCACCAATCTCTATTAGGAAATTCTTCAGCTAGATATTCGCAAATAGCGAGAGAATCCCACAAAATTTGAGTATTGTGCAGCAGCACAGGAACTTTTCCAGAGGGAGAATATTGCCGAATTTTTGAGGAAGATTCTTGATTATAGAGAGGAATGCAAATTTCCTGGAATTGTAAACCGAATTGTTTCATCGCTAGCCAAGGACGCAGTGACCAAGATGAATAATTTTTATTGCCAATTACAAGAGTTAATGTCATAAATTTAGTTTTTGTAACGTTGTTCAATCCACATAGATATATCAGCTTCGGAGCCAGAAGAGAAAGATTTGCCGGTTATGGGATCGTAAGCTTGCCAGTAGATATTACCGTAGCCATCGCTTTTCTGCCAAACTTGTATCTCTTTTGTCTCATCTAATAACCATGTAACGAAATTTTGCCAAAACTTTTTTCCCAGTGCAAACAAGTATGATGTCTTGTGAAGTTTGAATTCTTCTTTTGCTTTTTGCCGAATATTTGTTAGCCTGTCTTCTGATTTTAGACACCTAGTGTTATCGTTCATAGCCGTATTCCTGACAGTTAATTAGTAATTAACACTGTAGCAACGCCTCAGTTAGTAATCAAATCATGGCGTGTATAGTATCTATAAACAAGATTTATAGATATTAGAAAAACATTGGTACAATCTTTTGCGATAATCAAATCAATATCTGCAAACAAATAAATTGCCAATGAAAATCTCCCAACTTAAGGCTGTAATTGCAGTGGCAGATCATGGCAACTTTAGTGAAGCGGCTTTGGAATTACAGCTTTCCCAGCCAGCAATTAGTCACGCTATAGCTACCTTGGAAGAAGAATTAGGTATACCTTTATTTGCTAGGGGACGTCGCGGTGCTGTGTTGACACCAGCAGGAGAGCGCATTTTATACCATGCACGTCAAACGCTGGAACACATAGAAATGATGCAACACGAAGCAAATTTGCATAAAGGTTTACATGGTGGTCATGTGCGAATTGCTTCTTTTCGCAGCGTTGCTACTCATTTACTACCAAAAGCGATCGCTCAGTTTCACTCTTCATTCCCAGAAGTTGCTGTCACCATCATAGAGTGTCCTGCCTTCGTTGATGTAGAAAATTCTTTACGCGAGGGACGTGCTGACATCGGTATTACCTGTTTGCCAACTAGTGATGAATTCGAGGTATGGGAAATACTGCGGGATGAGTATGTAGCTTTACTACCACCAAATTCCAGAATTGTCGGAAAGCAAATTACTTGGGAAGATTTAGCAGCTTATTCGCCAGTCATGATTCCCACTACACCCTGTGGACGGATTCTTCACAACCACCTAAAGACTGTAACACTCTCGATGAATACAACTACCGACATTCAAGAAGATTCTACCATTGTTAGTATGGTCAATCAAGGACTCAGAGCAGCTATTCTCCCTCGTTTAGCAGCTGTGCCAATTCCTCAAGAGGTGCAAGTATATAGTTTACCAGTACCGCTAGAGAGAGTAATGGGAGTAGCAATTTTATCTAATGCCCTTCAGGTTCCTGCTGTGTTCACCTTTCTAGAAATGCTAAGGAAATTTGACTTTCAAAGTTTGGCGAAATTTACTTATTCATGACTTATTATCAGCATTGAAAGATACATTTAACTTATGACCTACCGAATTGTTTCACAACTGACTGAAAGTCAAATTTTTGAATTAGTTGATTTATACAAAAACGAATTTTGGAGTAAGAAACGTACACATCAATACGTGGTGCGGATGCTTGCAGCATCAGACATTATTATCGCTTTAGTTGATGAAAATGAAAAATTAATTGGTTTTACTCGCATACTCACTGACTTTGTTTATCGAGCAATTATTTTCGATGTCATTATTAAATCCACTCATCGAAACATGAAACTTGGGTCTAAGTTGATGGATGCAGTTGTCAATCATCCTCAGTTAAAATCAATCTTAGTGGATTGCTCTTTGCTGTTTACCAGAAATGATTCCATATTATCAGCGTTGGGGCTTTACATCTGAATTAGTTAAAATGCAGTTGATGTTTAGAATAAATCAAGATAATGATAATTAACCCGGAAAATGTACCCAGTCGCACAACTACAGTTTATCCTGATGAATTTAAGCCTTTGATGGCAGGAAGAGTGAAACAAGCGTTAGGTAATGCGGCTGGATTGAAAAACTTCGGTGTAAACTTGGTTACACTTGCGCCAGGAAGTTGTTCTGCGTTGAGGCATTGGCATACGCGACAAGATGAGTTTATCTATGTGATAGAGGGTGAAATCACGTTAATTACCAACGAGGGAGAACAAATATTAAAACGGGGTATGATGGCGGGTTTCCCCGCTGGTGAGGAAAATGGACACCATCTAGTGAATAAATCGGAGGGGATGGTAGTTTATTTAGAAATTGGCGATAGAACTCCAGGCGATCGCGGAAACTATCCAGATGATGATATCATCGCTCAATCCACTCCTGATGGTTGGATGTTTACACACAAAGATGGTACTTTGTATGAGAGTTAGCCTCAGGTTTCATCCTCTTTTGAATCAAACCTAACTTGTCGGTAGAGGGAAACTTGCACCTTGACATCTGCAATGTAAACCTCACAGCCTTTTTCTGCGAGATAACTATCTAAACCAGTGTAAAGGTTGCCGGCAATGCGGTTGTGGGGCTTTGTACCACCCGTCATGGCAAAAACTTCGCCATGAATATACTCGTAGCGGATTTCTTGAGTTAGTTCCCATTCCAGGTACTCCTGGGGAGCCATACAATTAAACTGTGGATTAGCAACCATAAGTTGTACTCTCCCCAAATGCTGTGTCGATGCTAGAAGCCTTGGTTTTATTTTAAAACTATTATTGCTATTAGCGTTCATTTTTTAGGAACACAATATGTCTAAAAACAAAATTGAAGATATTTATAATTTTCTGAAAATATCCGATACAATTGCCACTTCAGGACAACCAACTCAAGAACAGTTTCAAGTAATCAAAGGAGCAGGATATGAAGTTATAGTTAATCTAGCATTACCAGAATCTCCTAACGCTTTAAAAGATGAAAAGCAAATTGTCGAAAGTAAAGATATGCAATATGTTCATATTCCCGTTGTTTGGAAAAAGCCAACATTGGAGAATGTGACAGAATTTTTTAGCGTCATGGAAGGAAACGCAGATAAACAAGTTTTTGTGCATTGCGCTGCAAATATGCGAGTTTCAGCATTTATGTATCTTTATCGCCGTCTTCATGAAGGTATTAGTGATGAAGATGCTAAAAAGGACTTGCAGAAAATTTGGATTCCTAATGAAATATGGCAGAATTTTATTGAACAAGTAATATCAATTAAAAAATAGTCGTTAAAAAAAAGGCGATCGCAGTATATTTGCGTGGACGAGCAGCAAATTTCATCAACCAAACCAGTTTTCAATTTTTAGAGATTGAAACTCAGCAAAATCTACCACATTGTTTGTTACTAAAACCAAGTTATTAACAACAGCAATTGCCGCAATTTGTCCATCAACAAAGGTTGGTGTTTTCCCAAGCTTGACCAATCTTGTCTGCTCAGAGGCGTGCCATTTTGCAGCTTCTTTATCATAAGGTAATAATGGCAGCTTGGCTTCTACCTCTTCTTTAAGGTAAGCTTCGATTGCCCGACGTTTTTGAGAGTTAGGCAAGCGATAACAGCCGTAGAGCATTTCGTGAAGTACAACAGTTGCAGTGGCTAATGAGTCATCATATCTCACTAGGGATTCGATAACGCTAGGGTTGGGAAATGGGCGTAGGGGTTCTGATA
Coding sequences:
- a CDS encoding DinB family protein: MRIMCDRTYYETMAEYNFWMNQKLYTICAEIPDDKRREDLGAFFKSIHGTLNHLLFGDRAWMGRFIEKPFTAKIGQELYADFNELRQQRELTDKQIIEWSKSLSHEWLNQPFKYTSGVDGKTRILPAWLLVTHMFNHQTHHRGQLTTLLSQLGYDPGITDLPFLPCLNAIVKV
- a CDS encoding glutathione S-transferase family protein, which produces MTLTLVIGNKNYSSWSLRPWLAMKQFGLQFQEICIPLYNQESSSKIRQYSPSGKVPVLLHNTQILWDSLAICEYLAEEFPNRDWWSKDKAAKAFARSISGEMHSGFPNLRQNMPMNCRARHPGKGMALGVQKDIDRITDIWRECRQKFGSDGNMLFGDFTIADAMFAPVALRFVTYDVQLDAVSQDYVEAILSLPAIQEWIKAAETESEIISNYEF
- a CDS encoding LysR family transcriptional regulator — encoded protein: MKISQLKAVIAVADHGNFSEAALELQLSQPAISHAIATLEEELGIPLFARGRRGAVLTPAGERILYHARQTLEHIEMMQHEANLHKGLHGGHVRIASFRSVATHLLPKAIAQFHSSFPEVAVTIIECPAFVDVENSLREGRADIGITCLPTSDEFEVWEILRDEYVALLPPNSRIVGKQITWEDLAAYSPVMIPTTPCGRILHNHLKTVTLSMNTTTDIQEDSTIVSMVNQGLRAAILPRLAAVPIPQEVQVYSLPVPLERVMGVAILSNALQVPAVFTFLEMLRKFDFQSLAKFTYS
- a CDS encoding cupin domain-containing protein, whose product is MIINPENVPSRTTTVYPDEFKPLMAGRVKQALGNAAGLKNFGVNLVTLAPGSCSALRHWHTRQDEFIYVIEGEITLITNEGEQILKRGMMAGFPAGEENGHHLVNKSEGMVVYLEIGDRTPGDRGNYPDDDIIAQSTPDGWMFTHKDGTLYES
- a CDS encoding Uma2 family endonuclease; protein product: MVANPQFNCMAPQEYLEWELTQEIRYEYIHGEVFAMTGGTKPHNRIAGNLYTGLDSYLAEKGCEVYIADVKVQVSLYRQVRFDSKEDET
- a CDS encoding protein tyrosine phosphatase family protein, which translates into the protein MSKNKIEDIYNFLKISDTIATSGQPTQEQFQVIKGAGYEVIVNLALPESPNALKDEKQIVESKDMQYVHIPVVWKKPTLENVTEFFSVMEGNADKQVFVHCAANMRVSAFMYLYRRLHEGISDEDAKKDLQKIWIPNEIWQNFIEQVISIKK
- a CDS encoding type II toxin-antitoxin system VapC family toxin — its product is MTASQFLLDTNILSEPLRPFPNPSVIESLVRYDDSLATATVVLHEMLYGCYRLPNSQKRRAIEAYLKEEVEAKLPLLPYDKEAAKWHASEQTRLVKLGKTPTFVDGQIAAIAVVNNLVLVTNNVVDFAEFQSLKIENWFG